The proteins below are encoded in one region of Pirellulales bacterium:
- a CDS encoding family 10 glycosylhydrolase, which produces MRLRLEWGGGREQAWRGTVSVDEGTLAAPHPLGIEADEPASMWVTDHTLQIQPRSGRAYDGVDVDVFAPLTGKLRVNLTGAADAAATDIEVPLAQVAQESFSHALDALGSRLLIRRVPGDRVHVKLARDSVIFAGGEVAEIEVRPHMLGPAAGGRVLMVAQLFGARTSREPLWSNEREITLTPDGSASEPTILSVKMPEAEGVYDLRIVMHRRALQNRLGWKQTVDERKVQVVVLAKERPVPAGAAPLPAVADTLFELDPASPPWWERLANVPLIPGLRRGPLGNGDATPWQHSLGPLIQLGPGGREPNVSWEAYPLPIAKPGQPHVVEVEYPTDVPQTMGVSIVEPNAAGRMTPIGLDTGVYVPDDAVGSEPRLAKHRIVFWPRTRTPLLLVTNQREGARSTFGKVRVIGPRGAGVSNLGRDVSRPAFLPSAFPASQPAGSRLLAAYYDRPLFPENFSANEAYDEWSDRGLDDWVTYYEGATRLVEYLQYVGYNGLVMSVLADGSTIYPSRLLEPTPRYDTGSYFVSGQDPYRKDVLELLFRLFDREGMQLIPSLQFAAPLPALEEARRARVAGGEGIVPVDAEGHDWLSVHGARKGLAPYYNPLHVRVQDEMVAVVRELCERYQHHPAFSGLAIQLAADGYAQLPGADWCYDEQTVDRFVRERGLEPLARLDHATRVRLIASDYRVQWLEWRCQALHQLHRHMQAELVRGKEAPGRLYLAGAHLFDRPDIQQALRPSLRSHTSVEGVLMSLGIDPKLYQESDNVVLARPQWIEPLNMLSEQGVGVELNQSVELDRAAAGRATAALFFHEPQQLRLPSFDAKSPFKGAQTLLVAQPSPAGAANRQRFIHAIATLDADALVDGGWLLPMGAEESLADLVATYRELPAAAFETVPGVQQPVTIRHYSSEQGTYIYFTNDSPWQTRVVVEVESPASCELTRFGKTRKLPAPTAAGAHQNWVVDLEPYELLAGRFSAADVNLLNPQVSFAQDVENELYLRIRELGERVSALQQPTARKMLLNPGFEQPPTVENHLPGWILREQADAKAEFDAEQKKSGEQSLHFASGQTAASLVSAPFVPLSSGHLSVLAWLRVADPNQQPPLRLAVSARWKGQDYYRYAPVGSGTAQAIGSEWTQFLFEVRDLPTEQLSDLSVRFDLTGPGEVWIDDVELREFDDQEFREMKKMITVASYTLESRQLGDCLRLLEGYWPRFLVANVPVTSDPVAARQRHAPKHVEPPPPDAEMKPGLMERMRKAMPSILR; this is translated from the coding sequence ATGCGCTTGCGGCTGGAATGGGGCGGAGGGCGCGAGCAGGCCTGGCGAGGAACCGTTTCGGTCGACGAAGGAACACTCGCCGCGCCGCACCCGTTGGGGATCGAGGCCGATGAACCGGCTTCGATGTGGGTTACGGATCACACGCTGCAGATTCAACCGCGCAGCGGCCGCGCTTACGACGGCGTCGACGTCGACGTGTTTGCGCCCCTGACGGGAAAACTGCGCGTCAATCTTACGGGAGCCGCGGATGCGGCAGCCACGGACATCGAAGTCCCACTTGCGCAAGTCGCGCAAGAATCGTTTTCGCACGCGCTCGATGCGTTGGGCAGCCGGCTGTTGATTCGGCGTGTGCCCGGCGATCGCGTACACGTGAAGCTGGCGCGCGACTCGGTAATTTTCGCCGGAGGTGAAGTCGCCGAGATCGAGGTGCGACCGCATATGCTGGGGCCGGCCGCCGGTGGCCGCGTCCTGATGGTAGCGCAACTGTTCGGTGCGCGAACGTCGCGCGAACCGCTGTGGAGTAACGAGCGCGAAATTACGTTGACCCCGGATGGCTCGGCCAGCGAGCCGACGATTTTGTCGGTCAAGATGCCCGAGGCCGAGGGCGTGTACGATTTGCGAATCGTAATGCATCGCCGCGCGCTGCAGAATCGGCTGGGTTGGAAGCAAACGGTCGACGAGCGCAAGGTGCAGGTCGTCGTGCTGGCCAAGGAACGTCCGGTTCCGGCCGGCGCTGCACCGCTGCCGGCTGTCGCGGACACGCTGTTCGAACTCGATCCGGCCAGTCCCCCGTGGTGGGAGCGGTTGGCGAACGTCCCCCTGATTCCTGGTTTGCGCCGTGGCCCGTTGGGCAATGGCGATGCCACGCCTTGGCAGCACTCGCTGGGACCGCTGATTCAACTGGGGCCGGGTGGACGCGAGCCAAACGTCAGTTGGGAAGCGTATCCCTTGCCGATCGCTAAGCCTGGTCAGCCGCACGTCGTCGAGGTGGAATATCCGACCGACGTACCGCAAACGATGGGCGTCAGCATTGTCGAGCCGAATGCCGCCGGGCGGATGACACCCATCGGACTTGATACGGGCGTTTACGTGCCGGACGACGCCGTTGGCAGCGAGCCGCGGCTGGCAAAGCATCGCATCGTTTTTTGGCCGCGGACCCGGACGCCCCTGCTGTTGGTCACGAATCAGCGCGAGGGCGCGCGTTCGACTTTCGGCAAGGTGCGCGTGATCGGTCCGCGCGGGGCTGGCGTTTCGAACCTGGGGCGCGATGTGAGTCGGCCTGCGTTTTTGCCGAGTGCGTTCCCGGCAAGCCAACCTGCCGGCAGCCGGCTGTTGGCCGCTTACTACGACCGGCCGTTGTTTCCCGAGAACTTCTCGGCCAACGAAGCCTACGACGAGTGGAGCGATCGCGGACTCGATGATTGGGTGACCTATTACGAGGGGGCCACACGCCTGGTCGAGTATCTGCAATACGTCGGCTACAACGGACTGGTCATGTCGGTACTGGCCGACGGCAGCACGATTTATCCCAGCCGATTGCTCGAGCCTACGCCCCGTTACGACACGGGATCGTATTTCGTCTCGGGACAGGACCCGTATCGCAAAGACGTTCTGGAACTGCTGTTTCGCCTGTTCGATCGCGAAGGGATGCAACTCATCCCTTCTCTGCAATTTGCCGCTCCGCTGCCGGCGCTGGAAGAGGCCCGCCGCGCGCGCGTCGCTGGTGGCGAAGGCATTGTGCCGGTCGATGCCGAGGGGCACGACTGGTTGAGCGTACATGGTGCGCGCAAGGGATTGGCCCCCTATTACAATCCGCTGCACGTCCGCGTGCAGGACGAAATGGTGGCCGTGGTTCGCGAACTGTGCGAACGCTATCAGCATCACCCGGCCTTCTCGGGCCTGGCAATACAGCTGGCTGCCGACGGCTATGCGCAGTTGCCGGGCGCCGACTGGTGCTATGACGAACAGACGGTCGATCGATTCGTACGCGAGCGAGGGCTCGAGCCGCTTGCTCGCTTGGATCATGCCACGCGGGTGCGGCTGATTGCCAGTGATTATCGCGTGCAGTGGCTGGAATGGCGCTGCCAGGCATTGCACCAATTGCACCGGCACATGCAGGCGGAGCTGGTGCGCGGGAAAGAGGCACCGGGCAGGCTTTACCTCGCCGGGGCACATCTATTCGACCGCCCCGACATCCAACAGGCGTTGCGCCCCAGCTTGCGATCGCACACCAGCGTCGAAGGGGTGCTCATGTCCTTGGGCATCGACCCGAAGCTGTATCAGGAAAGCGACAACGTCGTGCTGGCCCGGCCGCAATGGATCGAGCCGCTGAACATGCTGTCCGAGCAGGGGGTGGGGGTTGAATTGAATCAATCGGTCGAGCTCGACCGCGCAGCGGCAGGGCGTGCCACGGCGGCCCTCTTCTTCCACGAGCCGCAACAACTTCGGTTGCCGTCGTTCGATGCAAAGAGTCCGTTCAAGGGAGCGCAAACGTTGCTGGTGGCGCAGCCCTCGCCGGCCGGCGCCGCAAATCGGCAACGATTCATTCACGCGATCGCGACGCTCGATGCCGACGCGCTCGTGGACGGCGGATGGCTGTTGCCGATGGGGGCCGAAGAGTCTCTGGCGGACCTGGTGGCGACCTATCGCGAGTTGCCGGCCGCAGCCTTCGAGACGGTGCCTGGCGTGCAGCAGCCAGTAACGATCCGCCATTACTCGAGCGAGCAGGGAACGTACATCTACTTCACAAACGATTCTCCTTGGCAGACGCGTGTCGTGGTCGAGGTCGAATCGCCGGCGTCCTGCGAGCTGACGCGCTTCGGTAAGACGCGCAAGCTGCCCGCCCCGACTGCGGCCGGCGCCCATCAGAATTGGGTCGTGGATCTGGAGCCGTACGAGCTATTGGCCGGACGATTCTCGGCGGCGGATGTGAATCTATTGAATCCGCAGGTCTCATTTGCCCAGGACGTCGAGAACGAGTTGTATCTGCGCATTCGCGAGCTAGGCGAGCGCGTCTCGGCGTTGCAACAGCCGACGGCTCGCAAGATGCTTTTGAATCCCGGCTTCGAACAGCCGCCGACCGTTGAGAATCATCTACCGGGCTGGATTCTGCGTGAGCAAGCAGACGCAAAGGCCGAGTTCGACGCCGAGCAAAAGAAGTCGGGCGAGCAAAGCCTGCACTTCGCCAGCGGGCAAACGGCCGCCTCGCTGGTCAGTGCGCCGTTTGTGCCGTTGTCGAGCGGCCACTTGTCTGTCCTGGCATGGCTGCGCGTTGCCGATCCCAATCAGCAACCGCCGTTGCGACTGGCCGTAAGTGCGCGCTGGAAGGGGCAGGACTATTATCGTTATGCCCCGGTCGGGTCAGGCACGGCGCAGGCCATCGGTTCGGAGTGGACGCAGTTTCTGTTCGAGGTTCGCGATCTACCGACCGAGCAGTTATCAGACCTGAGCGTGCGTTTCGATCTGACTGGTCCTGGCGAGGTGTGGATCGACGACGTCGAGCTGCGCGAGTTCGACGATCAAGAGTTTCGCGAGATGAAGAAGATGATCACCGTGGCCAGCTATACGCTCGAGAGCCGGCAACTGGGCGATTGTTTGCGACTGTTGGAGGGTTATTGGCCGCGGTTCCTGGTGGCCAATGTGCCGGTGACTTCCGATCCTGTTGCAGCCCGCCAGCGCCACGCGCCGAAGCACGTCGAGCCTCCGCCGCCGGACGCGGAGATGAAGCCTGGTCTAATGGAGCGGATGCGCAAGGCGATGCCGTCCATCTTGCGGTAA
- a CDS encoding sulfatase-like hydrolase/transferase — MNIISLVIDRLHVGYLGCYGNSWIGTSSFDRLSADSFVFDQALIHSPDLAQQYRHLTALGVAAGGATTAAAGPSLIGALRASGMSTALISDDSVVAAGPWAAEFDEVIPVDVQRSSQPAEDIEHTNLAKLFAVVGSWLEDAPEPFCLWVHCGSLGFSWDAPLALRQRFAEEDEPVVPLAADVPARRLPEGYDPDELLAVTQAYSGQISLLDLCLGVLLDELEPSSLADRTLLSLLSARGFPLGEHRRVGAVDDALYAELVHVPWMIRLPASFGANDRSPALVQPADLRPTLLDALGLPIGERLSEGASLLPILRGEATAVHDRAFVAGRDGERALRTPAWYLRVGNYAPPVVGNHRELQAELYVKPDDHIEVNDVADRCPEVLELLTEVLDSGSDSSQSVAQRPLADVLVLGME, encoded by the coding sequence ATGAATATTATCAGCCTCGTGATCGATCGGCTGCACGTTGGCTACCTGGGATGTTACGGAAACTCGTGGATCGGCACTTCCAGCTTTGATCGGCTGTCCGCGGATAGCTTTGTCTTCGATCAGGCGCTCATCCATTCGCCTGACCTCGCGCAGCAGTACCGCCATCTGACCGCGCTCGGGGTGGCCGCGGGCGGAGCAACGACGGCAGCGGCCGGGCCATCTTTGATTGGCGCCCTGCGTGCCAGCGGGATGTCGACGGCCCTGATCTCGGACGATTCCGTGGTGGCCGCGGGGCCGTGGGCAGCCGAGTTCGACGAAGTCATTCCGGTCGATGTGCAGCGCAGCTCGCAGCCGGCCGAGGATATCGAGCACACGAACCTGGCAAAGTTGTTTGCCGTTGTGGGGTCATGGCTCGAAGATGCACCTGAGCCATTCTGCTTGTGGGTCCATTGTGGCAGCCTGGGTTTCAGTTGGGATGCGCCGCTGGCGTTGCGGCAGCGGTTCGCCGAGGAAGATGAACCGGTCGTTCCGCTCGCGGCCGACGTTCCCGCACGACGGTTGCCCGAGGGTTACGATCCGGACGAACTGCTAGCCGTGACGCAGGCCTACTCGGGGCAGATTTCGTTGTTGGATTTGTGCCTGGGGGTATTGCTGGACGAATTGGAGCCTTCGTCGCTGGCCGACCGAACATTGCTGTCGCTTCTGTCGGCACGCGGCTTCCCGCTGGGGGAGCATCGGCGCGTGGGGGCGGTCGACGATGCGCTGTATGCCGAGCTGGTCCACGTGCCCTGGATGATTCGGCTTCCGGCCAGCTTTGGCGCGAACGACCGTAGTCCGGCGCTGGTTCAGCCGGCGGACCTGAGGCCGACCTTGCTCGATGCTTTGGGGCTGCCGATCGGCGAACGGCTGTCGGAAGGCGCGAGCTTGCTACCCATCCTGCGCGGCGAGGCGACCGCGGTACACGATCGGGCATTTGTCGCTGGGCGCGATGGCGAGCGGGCCTTGCGCACGCCGGCTTGGTACCTGCGCGTCGGGAATTACGCGCCCCCCGTAGTCGGGAACCATCGCGAGTTGCAGGCTGAGTTGTACGTAAAGCCGGACGACCATATCGAGGTGAACGATGTTGCCGATCGCTGCCCCGAGGTTCTGGAACTGCTCACCGAAGTTTTGGATAGTGGATCGGATTCGTCCCAATCGGTCGCGCAAAGACCGCTAGCAGACGTGCTGGTTCTCGGCATGGAATAA
- a CDS encoding ATP-binding protein yields the protein MYEFFLKLLSDDGFPPRWHCGSWSEFHGWLYIASDLGVWSAYTAIPAVLIYFVWRNKSIPFNGIFLLFGAFILACGLTHLLDAVMFWWPAYRLLGLVELLTAIVSWATVVALVPLVPKALAMRSPHELQREIDARTRAETDLQRVNHELERRIAERTAELVGANATLSEQRELFRTTLASIGDAVISTDTSGRVAFFNPVAESLTGWSASEASGKPLTEVFRIVHETTRKVADNPALRALKEGKVVGLANHTVLIQKSGRELPIDDSAAPIRDERGRLTGVVLVFRDVTQRRSTELALRKSEEQLRAADRSKDEFLAMLAHELRNPLAAIRNALALFKAGGDTQTLAWCQEVMQRQVEHIVRMVDDLLDVSRVMQGKIQLRQEPVDAAAIVQHALEEIRPDFAAQNQQLSFSVPPQPVWVNADPVRLAQIVANLLSNATKYTDAGGSVSVSVRNENDDVIIDVADSGVGIPPNMLSEIFTPFTQIGHSLDRTRGGLGIGLALVRDLVALHGGQVTATSEGIGRGSEFAVRLPRLEAPAPAPTPEWQPSGVPVKRVLVVDDNHDAALSLKLLLSKLWNHEVEVAHDGPTAIEKVRESKPDVVLLDIGLPGLDGYQTARRIRELPDGNAPLLVALTGYGQESDRQKSDAAGFDMHLVKPASVEMLEQVFSSPKRRPS from the coding sequence ATGTACGAGTTCTTTTTGAAATTGCTCAGCGACGACGGGTTTCCTCCGCGTTGGCACTGTGGCAGTTGGTCTGAGTTTCACGGCTGGCTGTACATCGCCTCGGACCTGGGAGTCTGGTCGGCGTATACGGCAATTCCCGCGGTGCTGATCTATTTTGTTTGGCGCAACAAGTCGATTCCGTTCAATGGCATCTTCCTGCTCTTCGGCGCCTTCATCCTGGCGTGCGGGCTGACGCACCTTTTGGATGCGGTGATGTTCTGGTGGCCGGCCTACCGGCTGCTGGGTCTCGTCGAACTCCTGACGGCGATCGTATCGTGGGCGACGGTCGTGGCCCTGGTCCCCCTGGTGCCGAAGGCGCTGGCCATGCGCAGCCCGCACGAGTTGCAACGAGAAATCGACGCTCGGACCCGGGCCGAAACCGACCTGCAGCGCGTCAATCACGAACTCGAACGCCGCATCGCCGAGCGCACCGCCGAGCTGGTCGGCGCCAATGCCACGCTCAGCGAGCAGCGCGAGCTGTTTCGCACCACTTTGGCCAGCATCGGCGACGCCGTAATCTCGACAGACACCAGCGGCCGTGTCGCGTTCTTCAACCCTGTGGCCGAAAGCCTGACCGGCTGGAGCGCCAGCGAAGCCTCGGGCAAGCCACTGACCGAAGTATTCCGCATCGTCCATGAAACGACGCGAAAAGTCGCCGATAATCCGGCGCTGCGCGCGCTGAAGGAAGGCAAAGTCGTCGGTCTGGCCAATCACACGGTGCTGATCCAAAAATCGGGTCGCGAGCTGCCGATCGACGACAGCGCCGCCCCGATTCGCGACGAACGAGGACGGTTGACCGGCGTCGTGCTGGTGTTCCGTGACGTAACCCAGCGGCGCAGTACGGAACTGGCTCTCCGAAAAAGCGAGGAACAACTGCGCGCGGCCGATCGCAGCAAAGATGAGTTCCTGGCCATGCTGGCGCACGAGCTGCGTAATCCCCTGGCGGCTATTCGCAACGCGCTCGCCCTCTTCAAGGCGGGAGGAGACACCCAAACGCTCGCCTGGTGCCAGGAGGTCATGCAACGGCAGGTCGAGCACATCGTTCGCATGGTCGACGACTTGTTGGATGTCTCGCGCGTCATGCAGGGCAAGATCCAACTCCGCCAGGAACCGGTCGACGCGGCGGCCATTGTGCAACACGCCCTGGAGGAAATCCGCCCCGACTTTGCGGCGCAAAATCAGCAACTTTCATTCTCTGTTCCACCGCAGCCCGTTTGGGTTAACGCCGATCCGGTGCGGCTGGCACAAATCGTGGCGAATCTACTCAGCAACGCCACAAAATATACCGATGCCGGCGGCAGCGTATCCGTGTCCGTGCGAAACGAAAATGATGACGTGATTATCGACGTCGCAGACTCAGGCGTGGGCATTCCTCCCAACATGCTCAGCGAAATATTCACTCCCTTTACACAGATCGGGCACTCGCTCGATCGAACCCGCGGAGGATTGGGAATTGGCCTGGCGCTGGTGCGCGATCTGGTCGCGCTGCATGGCGGCCAGGTCACGGCCACGAGCGAAGGAATCGGCCGTGGAAGTGAGTTCGCCGTCCGCCTGCCAAGGCTCGAAGCGCCCGCACCGGCGCCCACGCCCGAATGGCAACCATCGGGCGTCCCCGTCAAGCGAGTGCTTGTCGTGGACGACAATCACGACGCGGCGCTATCGTTGAAACTGCTGTTATCGAAGCTCTGGAATCATGAGGTCGAGGTCGCGCATGACGGCCCCACGGCAATCGAAAAAGTGCGCGAGTCAAAACCTGACGTCGTGCTGCTGGATATTGGGCTCCCAGGACTCGACGGCTATCAAACGGCGCGGCGCATCCGAGAATTGCCCGACGGGAATGCACCACTATTGGTAGCGCTGACTGGGTACGGCCAGGAAAGCGATCGGCAAAAGTCCGACGCCGCCGGCTTCGACATGCACCTGGTAAAGCCCGCTTCGGTCGAAATGCTGGAACAAGTGTTTAGTTCGCCGAAACGGCGACCTTCATAA
- a CDS encoding ferritin-like domain-containing protein, whose translation MSISSWFSKMLGTDMTLDNLQNVLLLQLRDLASAEEQLIDALPKMADAAANAELRSAFQTHLVETRQHKARLDEMFRLLHQEPGIENCEAMEGLIAEGDEVIALAGDPDVKDAALIAAAQRVEHYEMAGYGCARAFARRLGLADVATLLQDTLEEEANADKVLSHIAETAVNVHAARV comes from the coding sequence ATGAGTATTTCATCCTGGTTCTCGAAGATGCTCGGCACCGACATGACGCTCGACAACTTACAGAACGTGCTGCTCTTGCAGTTGCGCGATCTAGCAAGCGCCGAAGAGCAATTGATCGATGCCCTGCCGAAGATGGCGGATGCCGCTGCGAATGCGGAACTCCGCAGTGCCTTCCAGACGCACCTCGTCGAGACTCGTCAGCACAAAGCTCGGCTCGACGAAATGTTCCGTTTACTGCATCAGGAGCCCGGGATCGAAAATTGCGAAGCGATGGAAGGGTTGATCGCCGAAGGAGACGAGGTCATCGCATTGGCCGGTGATCCCGACGTGAAAGACGCGGCGCTGATCGCGGCCGCGCAGCGTGTCGAGCATTACGAGATGGCCGGATATGGTTGCGCTCGCGCTTTCGCGCGCCGCCTTGGATTAGCCGACGTCGCCACGTTGTTGCAAGACACCTTGGAAGAGGAAGCAAACGCCGACAAGGTGCTCTCCCACATTGCCGAGACCGCGGTGAATGTTCATGCAGCCCGCGTTTGA
- a CDS encoding sigma-70 family RNA polymerase sigma factor, translating into MSEARAQLPAEFLSSNKPAENLKETLGELFASFENYLLLVADRNLPDDMRAKVAPSDIFQQTYIEAQRHIKHFGGTSERDLIAWLRQILLNNVRDAVRQYQSRQKRQVSREVPLNRFDADEYSTGMSESPSQLAHANEESRRLHLAIAQLPRDYRKVITLRSLERRPFAEVAKIMGRSEDASRKLWLRALEQLNRFLSPVDSSLS; encoded by the coding sequence ATGAGCGAGGCCAGAGCTCAACTGCCAGCAGAATTCTTGTCTTCCAATAAACCAGCGGAGAATTTGAAGGAGACGTTAGGGGAGTTGTTCGCGTCGTTCGAGAACTATCTGTTATTGGTGGCCGACAGGAATTTGCCCGACGACATGCGCGCCAAGGTCGCGCCCTCGGACATCTTTCAGCAAACGTATATCGAGGCGCAACGGCATATCAAGCACTTCGGCGGCACCAGCGAGCGCGATCTCATCGCCTGGCTGCGCCAGATCCTGTTGAACAATGTGCGCGATGCGGTTCGGCAGTATCAATCGCGTCAGAAGCGTCAGGTATCGCGAGAAGTTCCCCTGAACCGGTTCGATGCCGACGAATACTCGACCGGCATGTCTGAATCGCCAAGCCAACTCGCTCATGCCAATGAGGAATCGCGCCGCCTGCACCTGGCAATTGCCCAATTGCCCCGCGATTACCGCAAGGTCATTACGTTACGCAGCCTCGAACGACGCCCCTTCGCCGAAGTCGCGAAGATCATGGGACGTTCTGAGGACGCCTCGCGCAAGTTGTGGTTGCGAGCTTTGGAACAGCTCAATCGGTTTTTGAGCCCCGTTGATTCCTCGCTGTCGTAG